The Ahaetulla prasina isolate Xishuangbanna chromosome 3, ASM2864084v1, whole genome shotgun sequence genome window below encodes:
- the LOC131195043 gene encoding uncharacterized protein K02A2.6-like, with protein sequence LLGLDWFRALGMGVTGIYRNDFNLKDTLMDEFEDVFKDCLGKYKGTPISFNLDPQVAPIRLKARRVPFALKPKIDREIDKLVSQGILVPVDHAKWETPIVTPVKPDGSIRICADYKATLNKALQKSAYPVPVVQHLLHSLGQGHTIVTHRGAFKCTRLQFGVSVAPGLFQNLMERLLQGLPGVVPYFDDVLVSAPLLGLLAGDRPTPVALSPRLTRWTIFLAAYSYKLQHRPGKELGHADALSRCPLSGAIEDPTPRTPILLIDSLDSGPVTSKEVARASYRDITLRTVISWVQRGWPAALGERFKEFVKKSGELSVQGGCLLWGDRVVVPEKLRGKVLELLHEGHPGIVRMKGLARSYVWWPLMDKEISDKVGKCQRCQESRPLPPTAPVREWEKPQGPWSRIHIDFAGPFHGQTFLIVVDAFSKWLEIIPMKSTTAEAVISALRHLFATHGLPDTLVSDNGPQWQQQKKDGIKPAPHF encoded by the exons ttgttgggactagactggttccgagcattgggcatgggagtgactggcatctacagaaatgattttaacctaaaggacacactcatggacgaattcgaagatgttttcaaggactgcctgggcaagtacaaggggacccctatctctttcaatttagacccccaggtagcccccatacggttgaaagcaaggagggtcccttttgcccttaaacccaagattgacagggagatagacaaactagtcagtcaggggatactagtgccagtcgatcatgcaaagtgggagacgccaatcgtcaccccagtgaaaccagatgggtcaattagaatctgcgctgattacaaggcaactttaaacaaagccttgcaaaaaagcgcttacccggtcccagtggtgcaacacttgctgcactcgctggggcaagggcac acaattgtgactcaccgaggtgctttcaagtgtacccggttacagtttggggtgagtgtggcacctgggctatttcaaaatttaatggagcgacttctgcaagggctcccgggggtggtcccctattttgatgatgtattggtatcagcc ccactgttggggttactggctggcgaccgcccaacgcctgtggcactctcgccccgattgacccgatggactatctttttagccgcctactcctataaactgcagcatcggccaggaaaggagttggggcatgcggacgcgttaagcagatgcccactgtcaggggcgatcgaggaccccactccgaggacgcccatactgttaattgactctctggactctggcccagtcacgtctaaggaggtggctcgggcgtcataccgggacattactttgagaactgtaatcagttgggtccaaagagggtggcccgctgcgttgggcgagcgtttcaaagaatttgtcaagaaaagcggggaattatcggtgcaaggggggtgcctgctctggggggatagggtggtagttccagagaaattgaggggaaaagttctggaacttctgcacgaaggtcaccctgggatcgtgagaatgaagggtttagctagaagctatgtgtggtggcccctaatggacaaggagattagcgacaaggttggcaaatgccaaaggtgccaggagtccagaccactaccaccaacggccccagtccgggagtgggagaaaccccaaggcccttggtcccgtatacacatagacttcgcgggccccttccatggccaaacgtttctaatagtggtggatgcattctccaaatggctggagatcatcccaatgaaatccacaaccgctgaagctgtcatttcagcactaaggcacctctTCGCTACGCACGGGCTGCCGGACACTctcgtgtcagacaatgggccaca